The genomic segment CAGCGTCTTTGCTTGCCAGAACATCGTTTGTTTGGAACCGATGGCATTCGTGGTACGGTTGGCACTGATGCTAGCGGAAGTGCTGGTGAATGGCTAACGGCGGAATTGGCGTGGGAAGTTGGGTTTTGGGCCGGTCAAGTTTGGCAAAGGACCCCTCTCGATGGCAAAACTGTGCTTGTGGGACAAGATTCCCGCCATTCTAGCGAAATGCTGGCAGAAGCGATCGCGGATGGACTAAATGCCGCGGGGTTGGATGTGTGGCATGTGGGATTGTGTCCGACGCCTGGGGTAGCCTATCTCACCAATGTACTGCCAACTGTCGGTGGGGTGGTTATCTCTGCCAGCCACAATCCCCCTGAAGACAACGGCATCAAACTGTTCGCCGCCGATGGTACCAAAATTTCCCGGCAAGTCCAAGAGGACATCGAAGCTGGCATTCGCCGCCAATCCCAACTCATTCCTCTAGAAAGAAAGCGAGGAGAATATACCTATTGTGCGCAACTATTAGAAACATACCAGCGATCGCTACGGGAGTCCATTGCCCATATCCCGTCTCTATCTGGCATCAAAGTTGTGCTAGACTTAGCTTGGGGGGCTGCTGCCAAGGCTGCGCCGGCAGTTTTTGAAAGTTTGGGCGCGCAAGTGATTCCCTTACACAGCCAACCCAATGGCGATCGTATTAACGTAGGTTGCGGGTCTACCCACCTCAGTGTTCTGCAAAAAGCTGTTGTCGAACACCAAGCCGATTTGGGATTTGCCTTTGACGGGGATGCCGACCGGGTTTTGGCTGCCGACCACCGCGGCCATCCTGTAGACGGCGATCGCATTTTATACTTGTGGGGACAGCAACTGCGCCAGCAAGGGCAACTCCCGGAAAACACCATTGTCGCCACTGTCATGTCCAACCTGGGATTTGAACGCGCTTGGCAAGCCAGTGGCGGTCGGTTGCTGCGAACCCCTGTTGGCGATCGACACGTTCAAAACCAAATGCGCGAAGGTGGTTATATGCTAGGTGGCGAACAGTCAGGTCATATTTTATGCCGCCATTTTGGCGTTACCGGGGATGGATTGCTAACCGCTTTGCATATAGCTGCCTTAGTACAAGCGTCTGGTGTTGCCCTTGCCGAACTGGCAGACAATAGCTTTCCCTGTTACCCGCAAATTTTAAAAAACGTACGGCTTCCTTCCCGAACTCGCTTACAACAGTGG from the Geitlerinema sp. PCC 9228 genome contains:
- the glmM gene encoding phosphoglucosamine mutase: MVASSDRVVVETRRQRLCLPEHRLFGTDGIRGTVGTDASGSAGEWLTAELAWEVGFWAGQVWQRTPLDGKTVLVGQDSRHSSEMLAEAIADGLNAAGLDVWHVGLCPTPGVAYLTNVLPTVGGVVISASHNPPEDNGIKLFAADGTKISRQVQEDIEAGIRRQSQLIPLERKRGEYTYCAQLLETYQRSLRESIAHIPSLSGIKVVLDLAWGAAAKAAPAVFESLGAQVIPLHSQPNGDRINVGCGSTHLSVLQKAVVEHQADLGFAFDGDADRVLAADHRGHPVDGDRILYLWGQQLRQQGQLPENTIVATVMSNLGFERAWQASGGRLLRTPVGDRHVQNQMREGGYMLGGEQSGHILCRHFGVTGDGLLTALHIAALVQASGVALAELADNSFPCYPQILKNVRLPSRTRLQQWQQCDAIQSAIQQAEAELGDGGRILVRASGTEPLLRIMVEAATEEMTERWVHRLVNTVQTNLAD